In one Neobacillus sp. WH10 genomic region, the following are encoded:
- a CDS encoding MFS transporter: MINVNTNFRFWILVSIVSISGFSQGMLLPLIAVILENSGISSSLNGLNATALYIGILLVSPFMEQPLRKFGYKPVIIFGGLMVIVSLALFPLWKTFWFWFILRLFIGVGDHALHFATQTWITSFSPENRRGRNLSLYGLFFGIGFATGPLMTPLVNINEALPFMLSSALCLVGWVFLFALKNEHPDQEIKVNSFAATLKRFSQAWKYGWAAFLPPLAYGVLESSLNGSFPVYALRIGLDVKHVSLLLASFAIGAIVFQLPLGILSDKIGRRNVLITILFLGFICFITASFLEQSFFSLAVCLFLAGMFVGSTFSLGISYMADLMPKNLFPTGNLMCGIFFSLGSLIGPTLGGFFIQYFENISFFHIISTLFFIIFLIITLNKEKSLITVND; encoded by the coding sequence ATGATAAATGTAAACACAAATTTTAGATTTTGGATATTAGTCAGTATTGTGTCGATCTCAGGTTTCAGTCAAGGTATGCTTCTTCCACTGATAGCAGTGATTCTTGAAAACAGTGGGATTTCGTCTTCATTAAACGGATTGAATGCGACCGCACTATACATTGGAATACTTTTAGTATCCCCATTTATGGAACAACCGCTTCGAAAATTTGGTTATAAGCCCGTTATCATTTTTGGTGGTTTGATGGTTATCGTTTCATTGGCATTGTTTCCGTTATGGAAAACATTTTGGTTTTGGTTTATTCTAAGGCTTTTCATAGGTGTCGGAGACCACGCTTTGCACTTCGCAACACAGACGTGGATTACTTCATTTTCACCCGAAAACAGACGTGGAAGAAACCTTTCTCTTTATGGGTTATTCTTTGGGATTGGGTTTGCAACGGGACCATTAATGACACCACTGGTCAATATAAATGAGGCTCTTCCTTTCATGTTATCTTCTGCTTTATGTTTAGTGGGATGGGTCTTTTTATTTGCTCTTAAAAACGAACATCCGGATCAAGAAATAAAGGTTAATTCATTCGCTGCCACTTTAAAACGCTTTTCACAAGCATGGAAATATGGGTGGGCTGCTTTCTTACCTCCACTTGCTTATGGGGTATTAGAGTCATCTTTAAATGGAAGTTTTCCAGTCTATGCTTTAAGGATTGGGCTTGATGTCAAGCATGTTTCACTTCTTTTGGCTTCCTTTGCTATTGGTGCAATTGTATTTCAGCTTCCATTAGGTATTTTGAGTGACAAAATCGGTCGTAGAAATGTACTAATAACCATATTATTCCTTGGTTTTATATGCTTTATCACAGCCAGTTTCTTAGAGCAATCTTTTTTCTCGCTTGCTGTTTGTTTATTCTTAGCAGGAATGTTTGTTGGTTCAACGTTCTCACTTGGCATTTCCTATATGGCTGACTTAATGCCCAAAAATTTATTCCCTACAGGAAATCTCATGTGCGGGATCTTTTTTAGTCTCGGTAGTTTAATTGGCCCAACTTTAGGAGGATTTTTTATTCAGTACTTTGAAAACATTAGTTTCTTTCATATTATTAGTACATTATTTTTTATTATCTTTTTAATAATTACATTAAATAAGGAAAAGTCCTTGATTACGGTAAATGATTAA
- the cax gene encoding calcium/proton exchanger, whose amino-acid sequence MTKKIFMLLTFIGVPLSVIGTLMHWPSIILFILYCLTIIALSSYMGRATESLAIVAGPRIGGLLNATFGNAVELIISVFALKAGLIGVVLASLTGSVLGNLLLVAGLSFFVGGLKFKRQKFNVFDARHNSGLLMFAVMIAFVIPEVFSMNMNETKTLSLSVGISVILILLYLAALFFKLVTHRGVYQSGTENTAHEEEEPEWGKGKAIAVLLVATLAVAYISEHLVHTFEYVGEAFGWTELFIGVIIVAIVGNAAEHASAILMAYKNKMDIAVEIAVGSTLQIAMFVLPVLVLISLFFDKSMPLVFSLQELIAMVSSVLLMVVISNDGESNWFEGLTLLAAYVIMGIGFFLL is encoded by the coding sequence TTGACTAAAAAAATATTTATGCTATTGACATTCATTGGGGTTCCACTTTCTGTCATTGGAACACTGATGCATTGGCCGAGTATTATTCTATTTATTCTTTACTGTTTAACGATTATTGCTTTATCCAGCTATATGGGCAGGGCAACCGAAAGTCTTGCCATTGTGGCAGGCCCGCGAATAGGGGGGCTTTTAAATGCAACCTTTGGAAATGCGGTTGAGCTGATTATTTCGGTATTTGCTTTAAAAGCAGGATTAATAGGGGTTGTTTTAGCTTCATTAACAGGTTCCGTACTGGGAAACCTGCTTCTGGTCGCCGGTCTTTCCTTTTTTGTCGGCGGATTAAAATTCAAGCGGCAGAAATTTAACGTATTTGACGCCAGGCATAATTCAGGACTGCTGATGTTTGCGGTAATGATTGCTTTTGTCATTCCTGAAGTATTTTCAATGAATATGAATGAAACGAAAACTCTATCATTAAGTGTTGGAATTTCTGTTATCCTTATCCTCCTTTATCTCGCGGCATTATTTTTTAAACTCGTTACACACCGGGGGGTCTATCAATCTGGGACGGAAAATACGGCTCATGAAGAGGAGGAACCGGAATGGGGGAAAGGCAAGGCGATCGCCGTGCTTTTGGTTGCAACGCTTGCTGTTGCCTATATATCCGAGCATCTTGTTCATACTTTTGAGTATGTAGGAGAGGCTTTCGGTTGGACTGAGCTCTTTATCGGGGTAATCATTGTAGCCATTGTTGGTAATGCCGCGGAACACGCTTCAGCGATTTTAATGGCCTATAAAAATAAAATGGATATTGCTGTTGAAATTGCAGTAGGATCTACCTTACAAATTGCAATGTTTGTGCTGCCAGTGCTTGTCCTTATTTCGCTGTTTTTTGACAAATCGATGCCGCTGGTATTCAGTTTGCAGGAATTGATTGCAATGGTTTCATCGGTACTCCTAATGGTTGTCATCTCTAACGACGGTGAATCCAATTGGTTTGAAGGTTTGACCTTGCTGGCAGCTTATGTAATTATGGGGATTGGCTTTTTCTTACTATAA
- a CDS encoding membrane protein: MKFFIRLLFFIIGLSIMTFGVCMTIEAADIGVGAWDALNVVLTEKVGLSVGKWVMIDGAVLVMVNSLLLKSRPDLLSLLTIIFIGSLVDFWLITVFDLFSMEQFIAKLGMLLVGILIIGFGAAIYLQAKFPQSPIDNFMLAIKERLHVNLMTAKTLGEITALVPAFFLKGPISYGTIIITFTVGPAIQLFFPYFEKLMKQLQAKY, from the coding sequence ATGAAATTTTTTATAAGGCTATTATTTTTTATTATCGGGTTATCGATTATGACTTTTGGTGTATGTATGACAATTGAAGCAGCAGATATTGGAGTAGGGGCCTGGGATGCCCTCAATGTTGTCCTAACTGAAAAGGTAGGATTATCGGTTGGGAAATGGGTGATGATTGACGGTGCAGTTTTAGTCATGGTCAATTCCCTTTTATTAAAAAGTAGACCTGATCTGCTTTCACTGTTAACAATTATTTTCATTGGTTCTTTAGTTGATTTTTGGTTGATCACTGTTTTTGATTTATTTTCAATGGAACAATTTATCGCTAAATTGGGAATGTTGCTGGTAGGGATCCTTATCATTGGTTTTGGGGCGGCGATTTATTTGCAGGCAAAGTTCCCTCAAAGTCCAATCGACAATTTTATGTTAGCAATAAAGGAACGTCTTCATGTGAATTTAATGACGGCAAAAACACTTGGTGAAATTACAGCATTGGTGCCTGCTTTTTTTCTAAAAGGACCTATTTCGTACGGAACGATTATCATTACTTTTACAGTGGGACCAGCGATCCAATTATTTTTTCCTTACTTTGAAAAATTAATGAAGCAACTGCAGGCGAAATATTAA
- a CDS encoding YfkD famly protein, with amino-acid sequence MKKHISLLMTLLLMLTFIPPVFAQKAPVKKAPAPVKYQVPVSVRNISKENTYPNSTQDLPKLKPSDLTRKLINSSKEKIENPDLIRMLNESSINNSPFAVGYRAIIYLGQWPLNYESSETSPNWEYQKINTNYFDNRGGGVPYQIKYVQEAQKIVRGGLTAKIANAEDVKKMMLLKAMEKTRLPLAFETIIGAGTKNDHIYNIPANRLGYLYAYAPGVNEKGKVTYGEVYLMLKGSKKFIVIKNVTSQGIGAWIPVQDYVSFGFAASERPR; translated from the coding sequence GTGAAGAAACATATTTCTTTACTTATGACACTGCTATTAATGCTAACCTTTATTCCGCCTGTTTTCGCGCAAAAGGCACCGGTAAAAAAGGCACCAGCTCCAGTAAAATATCAAGTCCCAGTTTCAGTTCGGAACATTTCAAAGGAAAATACGTATCCGAATTCCACTCAAGACCTGCCAAAGCTGAAGCCTAGTGATTTAACCAGAAAGTTAATCAATTCTTCAAAAGAAAAAATTGAAAATCCTGATTTGATTCGTATGCTCAATGAGTCGAGTATTAACAACAGTCCATTTGCTGTTGGATATCGTGCAATTATTTACCTTGGTCAATGGCCATTGAACTACGAATCATCAGAAACCTCCCCAAATTGGGAATACCAAAAGATTAATACAAATTACTTTGATAATCGCGGCGGTGGTGTGCCATATCAAATTAAGTATGTTCAAGAGGCACAAAAGATTGTCCGTGGCGGGCTGACAGCCAAAATTGCCAATGCCGAAGATGTGAAAAAGATGATGCTTTTAAAGGCAATGGAAAAAACTCGTTTGCCACTCGCATTTGAAACGATTATCGGGGCTGGAACGAAAAATGATCATATTTATAATATCCCTGCCAACCGCTTGGGATACTTATATGCTTATGCGCCCGGTGTTAATGAAAAAGGGAAAGTAACCTATGGAGAAGTATATTTAATGCTTAAAGGAAGCAAAAAGTTTATCGTTATTAAAAACGTTACCTCTCAAGGGATCGGTGCCTGGATTCCAGTTCAGGATTATGTTTCATTTGGCTTCGCAGCTTCAGAACGACCACGCTAA
- a CDS encoding SE1561 family protein, translating to MGSPIQDKNSQVDFLKQRLNMFIDVLDAIDPEDTDLEDIDRLISLLNDMESKCREFNNREVSESV from the coding sequence TTGGGAAGTCCAATTCAAGATAAAAATTCACAGGTTGATTTTTTAAAACAGCGTTTAAATATGTTTATCGATGTGCTCGATGCCATTGATCCAGAGGATACGGATCTTGAAGATATTGACCGTTTAATTTCTTTGCTTAATGACATGGAATCTAAATGCAGAGAATTCAATAATCGTGAAGTAAGTGAGTCTGTTTAA
- a CDS encoding fumarate hydratase, translating to MNIEKFQESMYKLVVETSTKLPKDVRRAVLAAKEKENAGTSAAMSLATITNNIKMADDQVSPICQDTGLPTFKIKTPVGVNQLELKEAIRNAIVLATKEGKLRPNSVDSLTGENSGDNLGTGVPVIKFDQWEKDYIDVRLILKGGGCENKNIQYSLPCELEGLGRAGRDLDGIRKCVMHSVYQAQGQGCSAGFIGVGIGGDRSSGYDLAKEQLFRSVDDVNPNEDLRKLEEYVMENANKLGIGTMGFGGEATLLGCKVGVMNRIPASFYVSVAYNCWAFRRLGVSVDAVSGEINEWMYQDGEFIDFAATEAEKETAAASAEEVITLEAPITEEKIRSLKVGDVVQINGLMYTGRDAIHKFLIDHDAPVDLNGQVIYHCGPVILKDEAGEWHVKAAGPTTSIREEPYQGDIMKKFGIRAVIGKGGMGPKTLAALKEHGGVYLNAIGGAAQYYADCIKKVEGVDLMQFGIPEAMWHLRVEGFTAVVTMDSHGNSLHADVDKSSLEKLAQFKEAVFK from the coding sequence TTGAATATTGAAAAATTCCAGGAAAGTATGTACAAGCTTGTTGTTGAAACTTCTACAAAACTTCCAAAGGATGTTCGTCGTGCAGTTTTGGCTGCGAAGGAAAAGGAAAACGCTGGCACGAGTGCAGCTATGAGCCTTGCTACCATCACGAATAACATTAAAATGGCGGATGACCAAGTGTCTCCAATCTGTCAGGATACAGGTCTGCCAACGTTTAAAATTAAAACTCCAGTTGGTGTTAACCAATTGGAATTAAAGGAAGCAATTCGAAATGCGATTGTGTTGGCTACAAAAGAAGGCAAATTACGTCCAAACTCTGTAGATTCATTAACAGGTGAAAACAGTGGTGATAACCTAGGTACGGGGGTCCCGGTTATCAAATTTGACCAATGGGAAAAAGATTACATTGATGTCCGTCTGATTTTAAAAGGCGGGGGATGTGAAAATAAAAACATTCAATACAGCTTGCCATGTGAGTTAGAAGGACTAGGACGTGCGGGCCGCGACCTTGATGGTATTCGCAAGTGTGTCATGCATTCCGTTTACCAGGCACAGGGCCAAGGCTGCAGCGCTGGTTTTATCGGCGTCGGAATTGGCGGCGACCGTTCATCAGGATATGATTTAGCAAAAGAACAGTTATTCCGTTCTGTAGATGACGTTAATCCAAACGAAGATCTCCGTAAGCTTGAAGAATATGTTATGGAAAATGCAAATAAATTAGGAATTGGAACAATGGGCTTTGGCGGCGAGGCGACTTTACTAGGATGTAAAGTCGGTGTCATGAACCGAATTCCTGCCAGCTTCTACGTATCTGTTGCCTACAACTGCTGGGCATTCCGCCGCTTAGGTGTCAGCGTTGATGCTGTTAGCGGAGAAATTAATGAATGGATGTATCAAGATGGTGAGTTCATTGATTTTGCTGCTACGGAAGCAGAGAAAGAAACAGCTGCAGCTTCTGCTGAAGAAGTGATTACATTAGAGGCACCAATTACAGAAGAAAAGATTCGCTCGTTAAAGGTTGGCGACGTTGTTCAAATTAACGGATTAATGTATACAGGCCGTGACGCAATTCATAAGTTTTTGATCGATCACGATGCCCCTGTTGATTTAAATGGCCAAGTCATTTATCATTGCGGTCCAGTTATATTAAAGGACGAAGCTGGAGAGTGGCACGTTAAGGCTGCCGGGCCAACAACAAGTATTCGTGAGGAACCATACCAAGGCGATATCATGAAGAAATTTGGGATTCGCGCGGTTATCGGTAAAGGCGGTATGGGACCTAAAACATTGGCTGCTCTTAAGGAGCATGGTGGTGTGTACCTGAATGCGATCGGCGGTGCAGCACAATATTATGCTGATTGTATTAAAAAAGTCGAAGGTGTTGACTTGATGCAATTTGGTATTCCTGAAGCGATGTGGCATCTTCGTGTCGAGGGCTTCACAGCCGTTGTCACCATGGATTCACACGGAAATAGCCTGCACGCTGATGTTGACAAATCTTCTTTGGAAAAATTAGCACAGTTTAAGGAAGCAGTTTTTAAATAA
- a CDS encoding NERD domain-containing protein, whose product MFDLDLIKPIILEQAEATQRRLPINHVMRNDVEVKIRKLASGYQGEKTLNYFLGLLPQKNYHIFHGLRLPAEKSFFQMDAHLLSTKLIIILESKNYSGTLFIEKLQLTQEFNESKVIYENPIAQVNRHKLLLHYFFQKYQIPAIPIETLVVFTKSSSEIKIAPGYAEGEKKICKASNLLKKIEELEKYYTQDRVDQKTIGKIKRLVLNKNTPIRTDFLQTMGIDKKDILTGVRCQNCSFIPMHYKRNNWKCPVCQQLSKDTLLEAINDYFLLINTSITNSELREYLHLPSRRASTYQLTLLHLPSTGVQRGRIYHQPHPFP is encoded by the coding sequence TTGTTTGATTTAGACTTAATTAAACCCATTATATTAGAGCAAGCGGAAGCTACCCAAAGAAGATTACCTATTAATCATGTTATGAGGAATGATGTTGAAGTAAAAATAAGGAAATTAGCTTCTGGATACCAGGGAGAAAAAACATTAAACTATTTTCTTGGATTACTTCCCCAAAAAAACTATCATATTTTTCATGGTCTGCGTCTTCCAGCGGAAAAGTCTTTCTTCCAGATGGATGCTCATCTCCTTTCCACAAAATTAATAATTATCCTCGAATCAAAAAATTATTCTGGAACACTTTTTATTGAAAAACTTCAATTAACTCAAGAATTTAATGAATCAAAAGTGATCTACGAAAATCCAATCGCACAAGTGAATAGGCATAAATTACTTTTACATTATTTTTTTCAAAAGTATCAAATTCCTGCAATTCCAATTGAAACTCTTGTTGTGTTTACTAAATCTTCATCAGAAATTAAAATCGCGCCAGGATATGCCGAAGGAGAAAAAAAGATTTGTAAGGCCAGCAATCTATTGAAGAAAATTGAGGAGCTGGAGAAATACTACACCCAGGATAGAGTCGATCAAAAAACAATTGGAAAAATAAAAAGGCTGGTTTTAAATAAAAACACTCCAATTAGAACAGATTTTTTACAAACGATGGGTATAGATAAAAAAGATATTTTAACAGGCGTTCGTTGTCAAAACTGTTCGTTTATACCAATGCACTATAAAAGGAATAATTGGAAGTGCCCAGTTTGTCAACAGCTTTCTAAAGATACACTTCTCGAAGCGATAAATGACTATTTTCTTCTAATTAATACCTCTATAACAAATTCAGAATTACGTGAATATCTCCATCTCCCATCAAGAAGGGCCTCTACCTACCAATTAACATTACTTCACTTACCGTCAACTGGAGTTCAAAGAGGACGAATCTACCATCAACCACACCCATTTCCTTAA
- the pdaA gene encoding delta-lactam-biosynthetic de-N-acetylase, whose protein sequence is MKRIISILSMLLILIPNATYAAVTNQPIHWGFKKAVNEQQPEAGAEYDQILAKHGAFYKGNPNSKTLYLTFDSGYENGYTPKILKVLKKEKVPAAFFVTGHFLISEPELAKQIVKEGHIIGNHSWSHPDFTAVNDARIRDELEKVKIKTKEITGQKEMKYLRPPRGVFSERTMKIAKEEGYTHVFWSLAFVDWNINQQKGWQYSYDNIMRQIHPGCVLLLHSVSKDNADALEKAIKDLKKKGYKFKSLDKFK, encoded by the coding sequence ATGAAAAGAATAATCAGCATCCTAAGTATGCTGCTCATACTAATTCCAAATGCTACATACGCAGCAGTGACCAATCAACCGATTCACTGGGGATTTAAAAAAGCAGTTAATGAGCAGCAGCCGGAAGCGGGAGCAGAGTATGACCAAATTCTTGCAAAGCATGGTGCTTTTTACAAAGGTAATCCCAATTCAAAAACATTATATCTAACCTTCGACAGCGGTTATGAAAATGGCTATACCCCGAAGATTCTTAAGGTCCTAAAAAAGGAAAAGGTTCCTGCTGCTTTTTTTGTGACAGGGCATTTTTTAATTTCAGAGCCTGAACTTGCTAAACAAATAGTTAAAGAAGGACATATCATTGGTAACCATTCTTGGAGTCATCCCGATTTCACAGCCGTGAATGATGCAAGAATTCGTGATGAACTCGAAAAGGTAAAAATCAAAACAAAAGAAATAACGGGACAAAAAGAAATGAAGTACTTGCGTCCGCCACGAGGAGTTTTTAGCGAAAGAACGATGAAAATTGCAAAGGAAGAAGGATACACGCATGTATTCTGGTCACTCGCTTTCGTCGACTGGAATATTAACCAGCAAAAAGGATGGCAATACTCGTACGATAATATTATGAGGCAAATCCACCCTGGATGCGTGCTGCTGCTTCATTCCGTTTCTAAAGACAATGCTGATGCACTTGAAAAAGCGATCAAAGATTTGAAAAAGAAAGGCTACAAATTTAAAAGTCTTGATAAGTTTAAATAA